The DNA region CGGTGTCCCTACCGTTCCTAGCAACGCATCCATAACCGAAGCCTCTGCCATGTCCCGGACCGAAGCGGTGGAGACCTTCCAACTACGGTAGGTCCGGGCAGTGACCGTTAAGCCCTGGCCACGCAGGACCTTGCAGATCACCTCGACTGCCCAGCCAAGGAAGCGTTGTTCATCGATGAATCCCCTGATCAATGCTTCGCGGGGGTCGAGTTCCCCCGCGAAGAAAACCGACGCAGCCTTCACAATCTCTAACGACTCACGCAGCTCACGATTCTCACGTTTGAGCGCACGTACCTGCTCCGATTCCGTCGTGGACATCCCTACCCTGGCCCCGGCATCAATTTAGGCCTGCCTCACCCAACGACGTAGGGATTCCTTCCCAACCCCGACTTTGCCGCCCACAGCAGCACAAGCAGCCATCAACGATGGATACTCCTGGAGATGATCCAAAACCAGCCGCACCGACCTGTCCCGAACCTCCCGCGAAAACTTCCGATTCATAACCATCAATACTTCCTTCCAAACTCAAAAGGAAGCGGCATAAAACCGGTAACGGTTCACAACTGCACAACTGCAGGCTTTGGATGCAGGCTGCGCACACAAGCATTGATGCGTGGTTAGAATTGGCTCCAGCACCGATATCGCTGAAAACGTCAGTCTTTAGCGGTGTAATTCAGAGAAACCAAGGAGATCCAGTGGCACACTACGTGATCATGGGCTGCGGCCGAGTGGGTGCTACTTTGGCTCACACCCTTGAGTATTCCGGGCATTCAGTAGCAATCATCGATCAAGATGATCGCGCGTTTCGGCGGCTACGCAACGGCTTCAGCGGTCGTAAAGTCACCGGAATCGGCTTTGACCGTGAAACCCTGCGACAGGCCGATATTGAACAAGCCTACGCTTTCGCCGCTGTCTCCAGCGGTGACAACTCAAATGTTTTAGCCACCCGGGTGGCTCGAGAAACATTCCATGTGGAACATGTTGTCGCCAGAATCTATGACCCCGGCCGAGCCGAGATCTACCAGCGCTTGGGTATTCCCACCGTCGCGGCAGTCCGTTGGAGTGCGGACCAGGTACTGCGCAGAATTCTTCCCGAGCAGAGCATCAGCGGTGACTTCCGTGAGCCTTCGGGGCGTTTGATCTTGAGCGAAGTGTCACTGCACGATGGCTGGATTGGCCGTCACCTCGACGACATTGAGCGTGCCAGCGGAGCCCGGGTTGCCTACTTGACCCGATTCGGCGAGGGAATTCTGCCGGGCGACGAGACAAGTTATCAACAAGGCGACACGGTGCACGTCATGCTCGAAGTGGCAAAAATTGCCGATATTGAACGCATTCTGGCCACCGGGCCGGCAAAGGAGTCAGAGTGAAGGTCGTCATCGCCGGTGCCGGTAGCGTTGGTTCTTCGATTGCCCGTGAGCTTCTTGCCCATGGACACGACATATTGCTTATCGATCCGAAACCCGAAGTTATCGGTCGCAGCGGCTTACTCGGTGAGCGTTGGCTCGTAGGCGACGCCTGCGAAATTTCGACCCTACGTGAAGCAAAGCTGGACGAGGCCGACGTCGTAGTCTCAGCAACCGGCGACGACAAGGTAAATCTTGTGGTCTCGCTTTTAGCAAAGACCGAATTTGGCATCGGCCGGACAGTTGGTCGGGTAAATAACCCGAAAAACGACTGGATGTTTGATGACTCTTGGGGCGTCGACGTCGCCGTCAACACCCCCAGGTTAATGACCGCTCTGGTGGAAGAGGCTGTTGAGATTGGCGACCTAGTGCGGCTACTCACGCTGCAAACCGGAGTGTCCTCGCTCGTGGAGTTCACCGTCCCGGAAGACTCTGAGTTAGTCGGGGCCACCGTTGGCTCGATTCAATGGCCAGTGGATGCCACTCTGGTAGCAATTCTCCGCGACGAAGCTCCGATCACACCAAGCGTGGACGATGTGATCGACGGACGCGACGAACTGTTCTTTATCAGTACAATTCCAGCGGAGGATGACCTCAGGGCGCTTCTGGGCTCACGTCGGCCGAATGCTCAGGATCAGCAGCAACCGTAGCCGCAGGTCGAGAGACCATCCAGGCTAGCCAAAGCGCAAGCGCATAAAGCGGCACGCCCATAGCAAGCCTGGTGGCGCCCAAGGCGGGAAGATTCTGCGCGAAGTAGAGCGGCACTTGCACCAATAGTCGAAGCACGAACAGCGCCAGCACGATCCAAGCCGCGAGCTGATAAGCCCGCAACCGATCAGCTTTCGCGCGCCATTCTAGGTTTTCGCCTCGGATAAAACCGAAAATAAGGCCGGTAATAGGCCATCGAGCCACAATGGATATCAATATCACCGCGATGCTGATCGCATTGGTCAAGAACCCTGGCACGTAGTAGTCCAAAGCATTTCCAGTACTACCGGAAAAAAGTGCACAAATAGCTATGCCGGCCAAGCCGGAAAACGCTTGAATGACCACGCCGCGTTGTACCAACCGCACCACGGTAAAAATAACCGCCACCGCGATTGATGAGATGAGTGAAACCGTCAGGTTTCCGCTCACAATAATGCAGACCAGGAAGACTAATCCCGGTAGCAGCGTTTCGGCCAGCCCACGCCAGCCACCAACTGCTTTCATAATGTCTATCTGGCCGTGCTCGTTGCGCGTTATGCCAGAATTTGCTGCATACTGGCCGGCCAGCTCGGCAAATGAGGGCTGCTTGGCAACGCTTTCTTTGCTTGAGTCTGGTTCTTCACTCGGGTTTGGCTGGCTCACGCTGTTTTCGCTCACGCCGGGTACTCCTGGAATTCGGGTTTTCCAATGATTTCGTATCGCGGATTGAAAACCGTGGGCAATCCTTCATGCCGAGCGACCATGCCTTCAAACCTCAGTTCAGTACCCGCTTCGATTCCAGGCACATTCCGCCTGCCCAGCCAAATAAGCCGAACACGGTGACTACCACGAGGCGCTTCAACAGCCCGGTCACGAGAAAGCTGCGGAGCATACTTGTCCACGTCGGTCACAACGGCGGTGAACTGTGGTGACATCGAACCGGGCTGAATCGTGATCGATTCAATATAGCCCCGGCACAGTGCCCGGCCACGTTCGGGCAGCTGGCTAATCGCGGTTAGCTCAGTTTTCGCGGTGAAGTTACCCAATCT from Renibacterium salmoninarum ATCC 33209 includes:
- a CDS encoding potassium channel family protein, which produces MAHYVIMGCGRVGATLAHTLEYSGHSVAIIDQDDRAFRRLRNGFSGRKVTGIGFDRETLRQADIEQAYAFAAVSSGDNSNVLATRVARETFHVEHVVARIYDPGRAEIYQRLGIPTVAAVRWSADQVLRRILPEQSISGDFREPSGRLILSEVSLHDGWIGRHLDDIERASGARVAYLTRFGEGILPGDETSYQQGDTVHVMLEVAKIADIERILATGPAKESE
- a CDS encoding potassium channel family protein, with protein sequence MKVVIAGAGSVGSSIARELLAHGHDILLIDPKPEVIGRSGLLGERWLVGDACEISTLREAKLDEADVVVSATGDDKVNLVVSLLAKTEFGIGRTVGRVNNPKNDWMFDDSWGVDVAVNTPRLMTALVEEAVEIGDLVRLLTLQTGVSSLVEFTVPEDSELVGATVGSIQWPVDATLVAILRDEAPITPSVDDVIDGRDELFFISTIPAEDDLRALLGSRRPNAQDQQQP
- a CDS encoding DUF3159 domain-containing protein, coding for MSENSVSQPNPSEEPDSSKESVAKQPSFAELAGQYAANSGITRNEHGQIDIMKAVGGWRGLAETLLPGLVFLVCIIVSGNLTVSLISSIAVAVIFTVVRLVQRGVVIQAFSGLAGIAICALFSGSTGNALDYYVPGFLTNAISIAVILISIVARWPITGLIFGFIRGENLEWRAKADRLRAYQLAAWIVLALFVLRLLVQVPLYFAQNLPALGATRLAMGVPLYALALWLAWMVSRPAATVAADPEHSADVSPEAP
- a CDS encoding OB-fold nucleic acid binding domain-containing protein, whose protein sequence is MGNFTAKTELTAISQLPERGRALCRGYIESITIQPGSMSPQFTAVVTDVDKYAPQLSRDRAVEAPRGSHRVRLIWLGRRNVPGIEAGTELRFEGMVARHEGLPTVFNPRYEIIGKPEFQEYPA